The DNA region CAGTCGCGGCGACTGATGACGCACGCGCTCACGCTGCGGGACGAGGGCGGCGTGTTCGTCGAGAAGGGCGGCCGCGACTCCAGCTACAACGTCGTCTCGGTGCTGTTCGGGCAGGTGCTGACGCTGCACGTGCCGATGCCCGAGGCGGAGGCCGCCTTCGGCAAGGCGATCGCCTGGCAGGTGTCGCGGATCCTGCCGACCGGGGAGGTCGACGTGCGCGGCAACACGCGCACGGGCGTGGGCGCGGAGGTCTCCTACGGGGGCGAGCCGAAAAACGTGAACTACACCGAGGTGATGCAGGCGCTCACCCTGTACGGCCTCGTGCACCAGGACGCCGAGGCGCTCGCGGCCGCCGATCGCGTGTTCGGGTATCTGCAGCGCCAGGCCCCCCGCTGACGACGTCCCGTCCCCGTGGGCCACCGGTTCGTCACCTCAGGATGAGCTGGCTCGTCGCCCCACCAGTGTCGAGATGTACCATCGTCGGGAGGCGCTCGCCGCGACCGGCCGCGAGCCGCCACATCCCTGAGGTGATTCGATGAGACGTGCCCTGCTTGCGGCCGCCGCAACCTGCCTGGTTGCCGGCTGCTCCTCCCAGCCTCCGGCCCCGAAGGCCGAGACTGCCGCCCCGGCGCCTGCCAAGCCCGCGCTGGGCACCTTCGGCGTCGACCTGTCCAACATGGACACGACGGTGAAGCCCGGCGACGACTTCTTCCGCCACGCCAACGGCAAGTGGCTGGCGACGTTCAAGATGCCGGCCGACAAGGCCCGGTACGGCGCCTTCGACGCGCTGGGCGACAAGTCGGAGGCCGACGTGAAGGCCGTGCTCGAGGAGCTGGCCGCGAAGAAGCCGGCGCCCGGCACCACGCCGGCCAAGGTCGGCGACATGTACGCCAGCTGGATGGACGAGGCCGCCATCGAGGCGCGCGGCACCGCGCCGCTCAAGCCGTACCTGGCCAAGATCGAGGCCGTCACCGACACGAAGGGCGTGCTCGCGCTCATGGCGACGCCCGAGTTCGCGGCGCCGTTCAGCATCGGCATCGAGGCCGACCCGCAGGATCCGAAGCAGTACGCGATCTGGGCCGGCCAGGACGGCCTCGGCATGCCCGACCGCGACTACTACCTCGAGAAGGGTGCGTCGTTCGACAAGTACCGCACCGCGTACAAGGCGTACGTCACGAAGATCTTCGAGCTGCTCGGCGACGCGACGCCGGCCGCCTCGGCCGACCAGGTGATCGCGCTCGAGACGACCATCGCGCGCGGCCACTGGAAGCAGGCCGAGTTGCGCGACGTGGCCAGGGCGATCAAGCCGATGCCGTTCGCGCAGTTCAAGACGTTCGCGCCGACGGTCGACTGGGATGCGTTCATGGCCGGCCTGGGCCTGCCCCCCAACCCGGCGAAGGTGGTGGCCTATGGCGACACGGCGGTGAAGAACGGCGCGGCGCTGGTCGGCAGCCAGCCGGTGGCGGCGTGGAAGAAGTACCTGGCGTTCCACCTGGCGTCCGACAACGCGACGAACCTGCCGAAGGCCTTCGACGACGCGAGTTTCGAGTTCTTCGGCAAGACGCTGCGCGGCCTCGAGGCCAAGCGCGAGCGATGGAAGCGCGGCGTCACGCTGCTCGACCAGAACATCGGCGAGGGCGTCGGCGAGGCCTACGTGGCGAAGTTCTTCCCGCCCGATCACAAGGCCAAGATGGATGCGCTGGTGGCCAACCTGCGCAAGGCCCTCGAGGGACGCCTGAAGACGCTGCCGTGGATGGACGAGGCGACGCGCGCCGAGGCGCTGAAGAAGCTCGCGACGTTCGAGCCGCGGGTCGGCTACCCGTCCAAGTGGCGCGACTACTCGGCGCTCACCATCGACAAGGGCACGCTGTTCGAGAACGTGGTCAACGCACGCGCCTTCGAGTGGAAGCGGCAGGTCGCGCGCCTTGGCAAGCCGGTGGACCGCGAGGAGTGGGGCATGAACCCGCAGGAGGTCAACGCCTACTACAACCCGCTGATGAACCAGATCACGTTCCCGGCGGCCATCCTGCAGCCGCCCTTCTTCGACGTCAACGCCGACCCGGCGGTCAACTACGGCGCCATCGGCGGCGTGATCGGCCACGAGATCGGCCACGGCTTCGACGACCAGGGCCGCGCCTTCGACGAGGCCGGCCGGACGCGCAACTGGTGGACGCCGGAGACCGACGCCAAGTTCAAGGCCGCCACCAGGCAGCTCGGCGCGCAGTACGCGAAGTACTGCCCCGTGCCCAACGGCTGCATCAACGGCGACCTCACGATGGGCGAGAACATCGGCGACCTCGGCGGCCTGACGATGGCCTACACCGCCTACAAGCTTTCCTTGAACGGCAAGGAGGCGCCGGTCATCGACGGCCTCACGGGTGATCAGCGGTTCTTCCTCGCCTGGGCGCAGGTATGGCGCGCCCTGGCGCGCGAGGACGACACGCGCCAGCGCCTCGTCACCGATCCGCACTCGATGCCCGAGTTCCGCTGCAACGGCGTCGTCCGCAACATGGACGAGTGGTACGCCGCCTTCAACGTGAAGGAAGGCGACAAGCTGTACCTGCCGCCCGACCAGCGCGTGAAGATCTGGTAGGTGGGACGGGGGGCGCGTTCTTCGCACGCGCCCCCGCTATCGGCTTGGGCCTTGGGCCTTGGGCCTTGGGCCTTGGGCCTTGGGCCTTGGGCCTTCGGATCGGCGTTCAACGTCAAACGTCAAACGTCAAACGTCAAACGTCAAACGTCTCGCCAGCATGTCCGCGGCCGTGTCGCGGAGGGTCTCCTCCACCGGTCGCGTCGTCCAGCCCAGCATCCGCCGCGCCTTGTCCGACGAGACATGGCACTCGATGCCGAGTTCGCCCACCACGAGGCGCACGGTCGGGTCGAACCAGCCGAGCACCCGCACCAGCCAGTCCGGCACCACCCGCGTCGGCACCCGCTGGCCGGAATCGGCGAGCATGCGCGCCACCTCGGCGTACCAGTAATCCCCCTCCGACGCGATGAACCGCTGCCCCGCCGCCTCGGGGCGCGTCATCGCCAGCACGTGGAGCGCGGCGACGTCGCGCACGTCGACCACCGGCAGCATCAGCCGCGGCACGCCAGGCACTTCGCGATCCAGCAGCTTCCGGACGAGCTCATTGGAGGCGTTGCCGCCCACCGACAGCGACGGCCCCAGGACGTAGGTCGGATTGACCGTGACCAACTCCATCGACCGGCCGGCCGGCAACCCGCGGACCAATGCCCACGCGTCGCGCTCGGCGAGCGTCTTGCCGCGGCTGTACGCCGGCATCTCGCCGTCGAGGTCGCTCCAGTCGTCCTCGGTGAAGACGTGCGGCCCGCGCGATCGCCCCGACAGCACGGCCGCCACCGACGAGGTGAACACCACGCGTCGGACGCCCGC from Luteitalea sp. TBR-22 includes:
- a CDS encoding M13 family metallopeptidase, with amino-acid sequence MRRALLAAAATCLVAGCSSQPPAPKAETAAPAPAKPALGTFGVDLSNMDTTVKPGDDFFRHANGKWLATFKMPADKARYGAFDALGDKSEADVKAVLEELAAKKPAPGTTPAKVGDMYASWMDEAAIEARGTAPLKPYLAKIEAVTDTKGVLALMATPEFAAPFSIGIEADPQDPKQYAIWAGQDGLGMPDRDYYLEKGASFDKYRTAYKAYVTKIFELLGDATPAASADQVIALETTIARGHWKQAELRDVARAIKPMPFAQFKTFAPTVDWDAFMAGLGLPPNPAKVVAYGDTAVKNGAALVGSQPVAAWKKYLAFHLASDNATNLPKAFDDASFEFFGKTLRGLEAKRERWKRGVTLLDQNIGEGVGEAYVAKFFPPDHKAKMDALVANLRKALEGRLKTLPWMDEATRAEALKKLATFEPRVGYPSKWRDYSALTIDKGTLFENVVNARAFEWKRQVARLGKPVDREEWGMNPQEVNAYYNPLMNQITFPAAILQPPFFDVNADPAVNYGAIGGVIGHEIGHGFDDQGRAFDEAGRTRNWWTPETDAKFKAATRQLGAQYAKYCPVPNGCINGDLTMGENIGDLGGLTMAYTAYKLSLNGKEAPVIDGLTGDQRFFLAWAQVWRALAREDDTRQRLVTDPHSMPEFRCNGVVRNMDEWYAAFNVKEGDKLYLPPDQRVKIW
- a CDS encoding aldehyde reductase → MSSTEAPLVTVTGASGFIALHCIRALLDGGWRVRGTIRSLDKAAGVRAALADVPDLDDRLTLVAAELMHDDGWPEAVEGSTYVLHTASPVLARRPRDPQEVIAPAQQGTRRVLEASAAAGVRRVVFTSSVAAVLSGRSRGPHVFTEDDWSDLDGEMPAYSRGKTLAERDAWALVRGLPAGRSMELVTVNPTYVLGPSLSVGGNASNELVRKLLDREVPGVPRLMLPVVDVRDVAALHVLAMTRPEAAGQRFIASEGDYWYAEVARMLADSGQRVPTRVVPDWLVRVLGWFDPTVRLVVGELGIECHVSSDKARRMLGWTTRPVEETLRDTAADMLARRLTFDV